From Syngnathoides biaculeatus isolate LvHL_M chromosome 19, ASM1980259v1, whole genome shotgun sequence, a single genomic window includes:
- the slc12a7b gene encoding solute carrier family 12 member 7 isoform X2: MGDRFVVVPVDKGDVADGRQPSSGSADVQATRHPGDVARGEKPELEQDPAFEPHDLNAAVPILEYNREPNKYGDGVPKENSPFINNTDNDKSSSYDGTNMALFEEEMDSNPMVSSLLNKLANYTNLTQGAQEHEEADDDEGTKKKAVKSPQMGTFMGVYLPCLQNILGVILFLRLTWIVGTAGILESLAIVGLCCSCTMLTAISMSAIATNGVVPAGGSYYMISRSLGPEFGGAVGLCFYLGTTFAGSMYILGTIEILLTYIVPKAAIFVAEKKEDAVDALLNNMRVYGTCCLTLMSVVVFVGVKYVNKLALVFLACVILSILAIYAGVIKTIFEPPDFPVCMLGNRTLQNHNFDKCLKMDMINNVTTTTQLWKLFCNGPELNATCNEYFLNNNVTEIQGIPGLTSGVISENMWSEYGPLGMLDESKKLPSVGGREPTQDIYLPYVVNDIASFFTLLVGIYFPSVTGIMAGSNRSGDLRDAQRSIPVGTILAIFTTSVIYITCVVLFGACIEGVLLRDKFGDSVKGNLVIGTLSWPSPWVIVIGSFFSCCGAGLQSLTGAPRLLQAIARDGIVPFLQVFGHGKANGEPTWALLLTAGICEIGILIASLDAVAPILSMFFLMCYLFVNLACAVQTLLRTPNWRPRFKYYHWALSFLGMSLCLALMFISSWYYAIVAMAIAGCIYKYIEYRGAEKEWGDGIRGLSLNAARFALIRLEEAPPHTKNWRPQCLVLLNLDSDQAVKHPRLLSFTSQLKAGKGLTIVGNVLEGTFLTKEAEAKKAEQNIKSSMTAERTKGFCHVVVSSNLRDGVSHLVQSAGLGGMKHNTVLMAWPGTWKQSNDPQSWRNFIETVRETTSAHLALLVAKNVDTFPTNQDRLGEGTIDVWWVVHDGGLLMLLPFLLRQHKVWRKCKMRIFTVAQMDDNSIQMKKDLQTFLYHLRLNAEVEVVEMHDNDISAFTYEKTLVMEQRSQMLKQMQLSKTEREREAQLIHDRNTASHASMNDKSETGPEQVHMTWTKDKLFTERHRNRECNSNVAMRDLFNMKPNQTNVRRMHTAIKLNEVVVNKSQGAHLVLLNMPGPPKNRGGDENYMEFLEVLLEGLNRVLLVRGGGREVITIYS; the protein is encoded by the exons GTGACGGTGTCCCAAAAGAAAACAGCCCCTTCATCAACAATACAGACAACGATAAGAGCAGCAGCTACGATGGCACCAATATGGCACTTTTTGAA GAGGAAATGGACAGCAACCCCATGGTGTCATCACTTCTCAATAAACTGGCAAACTACACTAATCTCACCCAGGGAGCGCAGGAGCACGAGGAGGCAGACGATGATGAAGGCACCAAGAAGAAAGCTGTCAAG AGCCCTCAAATGGGAACCTTTATGGGCGTCTATCTCCCCTGTCTCCAGAACATTTTGGGAGTCATCCTTTTTCTTCGCCTTACCTGGATAGTTGGCACAGCCGGCATCTTGGAATCTCTGGCTATTGTCGGCTTGTGCTGCTCATGT ACCATGCTGACAGCCATATCCATGAGTGCAATTGCCACAAATGGCGTTGTGCCAG CTGGAGGTTCGTACTATATGATTTCCAGGTCTCTTGGCCCTGAGTTTGGTGGAGCTGTAGGTCTCTGTTTCTACCTGGGTACAACCTTTGCTGGCTCCATGTACATCCTCGGTACTATAGAGATTCTTTTG ACCTACATTGTGCCTAAGGCAGCCATCTTCGTGGCAGAAAAGAAGGAGGATGCAGTTGACGCCCTCCTGAATAACATGCGCGTCTACGGCACATGTTGCCTTACACTGATGTCTGTGGTTGTGTTTGTGGGAGTCAAATATGTCAACAAACTTGCCCTGGTCTTCCTGGCCTGTGTCATTCTCTCCATCCTTGCCATCTACGCCGGGGTCATCAAGACCATCTTCGAGCCACCTGACTTCCC GGTTTGCATGTTGGGAAACCGTACCCTGCAGAACCACAACTTTGACAAGTGTCTTAAGATGGACATGATCAATAATGTGACGACCACCACCCAGCTTTGGAAGCTGTTCTGTAATGGGCCCGAGCTCAATGCTACCTGCAACGAGTATTTCCTCAACAACAACGTGACGGAGATTCAAGGCATTCCTGGACTTACCAGTGGCGTTATTTCAG AAAATATGTGGTCAGAATATGGCCCTTTGGGTATGTTGGATGAAAGCAAGAAGTTACCATCTGTGGGAGGAAGAGAGCCCACCCAGGACATCTACCTGCCCTATGTCGTCAATGATATTGCCTCCTTCTTTACACTGCTTGTCGGGATCTACTTCCCTTCTGTCACTG GTATCATGGCTGGTTCTAATCGATCGGGAGATTTGCGGGATGCCCAAAGGTCCATCCCAGTTGGAACCATCCTGGCTATATTTACCACCTCTGTCATct ATATCACCTGTGTCGTGCTATTTGGTGCCTGCATTGAGGGTGTTTTACTTCGAGACAA GTTTGGTGACTCTGTCAAAGGCAACCTTGTTATAGGCACGTTGTCTTGGCCTTCACCTTGGGTCATTGTGATTGGCTCTTTCTTCTCTTGCTGTGGTGCTGGACTGCAGAGTTTGACTGGTGCCCCACGCCTGCTCCAAGCCATCGCACGAGATGGGATCGTACCTTTTTTACAG GTGTTTGGGCATGGGAAAGCCAATGGAGAACCTACCTGGGCTCTCCTGCTGACTGCTGGGATTTGTGAGATAGGAATACTCATCGCCTCTTTGGATGCCGTAGCTCCGATCCTCTCCAT GTTTTTCCTCATGTGCTACCTGTTTGTCAACTTGGCCTGTGCAGTTCAGACTTTACTGCGAACGCCAAATTGGAGACCGCGCTTCAAGTATTACCACTG GGCTCTGTCTTTTCTGGGAATGAGCTTGTGTCTGGCTCTCATGTTCATTTCGTCCTGGTATTACGCCattgttgccatggcaattGCTGGCTGCATCTACAAATACATTGAATATAGAGG GGCAGAGAAGGAATGGGGTGACGGCATCCGCGGCCTCTCACTTAATGCAGCCCGTTTTGCCCTCATTCGTCTTGAGGAGGCTCCCCCACACACCAAGAACTGGAG GCCTCAGTGTTTGGTGCTGCTGAATCTGGACTCAGACCAAGCAGTCAAGCATCCTCGCCTGCTGTCCTTCACTTCTCAACTGAAAGCAGGGAAAGGCCTAACCATTGTAGGAAATGTATTGGAGGGAACATTTCTCACCAAAGAGGCTGAGGCTAAAAAGGCAGAGCAG AACATAAAGTCTTCTATGACAGCAGAGCGGACCAAGGGTTTCTGCCATGTTGTCGTTTCCTCCAACCTCAGAGATGGAGTCTCTCATCTTGTCCAGTCAGCCGGGCTGGGAGGCATGAAGCATAACACAGTCCTGATGGCCTGGCCGGGAACCTGGAAACAGTCCAATGACCCACAGTCATGGAGGAATTTCATAG AGACTGTGCGGGAGACCACATCTGCCCATCTAGCCTTGCTTGTAGCCAAGAACGTGGACACGTTTCCGACCAACCAAGACCGCCTCGGCGAGGGCACCATCGATGTGTGGTGGGTGGTTCATGACGGAGGCCTCTTGATGTTACTGCCCTTCCTGCTGCGACAGCACAAG GTGTGGAGAAAGTGCAAGATGCGCATTTTCACTGTGGCCCAGATGGATGACAACAGCATCCAGATGAAAAAAGATCTCCAGACGTTCCTGTACCACCTGCGGCTGAACGCAGAGGTTGAAGTGGTGGAAATG CACGACAATGACATTTCAGCCTTCACCTATGAGAAGACTCTCGTGATGGAGCAGAGGTCGCAGATGCTGAAACAGATGCAGCTTTCCAAGACTGAGAGGGAGCGAGAG GCCCAGCTCATCCACGACAGAAACACGGCATCCCACGCCTCTATGAACGACAAGTCCGAAACTGGCCCTGAGCAGGTCCACATGACCTGGACCAAGGACAAGCTTTTCACGGAGCGTCATCGGAACCGCGAGTGCAATTCCAACGTGGCCATGCGAGATCTCTTCAACATGAAGCC GAACCAGACCAACGTCCGTCGCATGCACACGGCCATCAAATTGAACGAGGTGGTGGTCAACAAGTCACAGGGAGCCCACCTGGTCCTGCTCAACATGCCCGGACCACCGAAGAACCGAGGAGGCGATGAAAACT ATATGGAATTCCTCGAGGTTTTGCTGGAGGGTCTGAACCGAGTCCTACTTGTCCGAGGCGGTGGACGGGAAGTTATCACCATTTATTCTtaa
- the slc12a7b gene encoding solute carrier family 12 member 7 isoform X3, protein MPTNFTVVPVKDSSEKAKERIEEEDGNESNDLKESENAAGDGVPKENSPFINNTDNDKSSSYDGTNMALFEEEMDSNPMVSSLLNKLANYTNLTQGAQEHEEADDDEGTKKKAVKSPQMGTFMGVYLPCLQNILGVILFLRLTWIVGTAGILESLAIVGLCCSCTMLTAISMSAIATNGVVPAGGSYYMISRSLGPEFGGAVGLCFYLGTTFAGSMYILGTIEILLTYIVPKAAIFVAEKKEDAVDALLNNMRVYGTCCLTLMSVVVFVGVKYVNKLALVFLACVILSILAIYAGVIKTIFEPPDFPVCMLGNRTLQNHNFDKCLKMDMINNVTTTTQLWKLFCNGPELNATCNEYFLNNNVTEIQGIPGLTSGVISENMWSEYGPLGMLDESKKLPSVGGREPTQDIYLPYVVNDIASFFTLLVGIYFPSVTGIMAGSNRSGDLRDAQRSIPVGTILAIFTTSVIYITCVVLFGACIEGVLLRDKFGDSVKGNLVIGTLSWPSPWVIVIGSFFSCCGAGLQSLTGAPRLLQAIARDGIVPFLQVFGHGKANGEPTWALLLTAGICEIGILIASLDAVAPILSMFFLMCYLFVNLACAVQTLLRTPNWRPRFKYYHWALSFLGMSLCLALMFISSWYYAIVAMAIAGCIYKYIEYRGAEKEWGDGIRGLSLNAARFALIRLEEAPPHTKNWRPQCLVLLNLDSDQAVKHPRLLSFTSQLKAGKGLTIVGNVLEGTFLTKEAEAKKAEQNIKSSMTAERTKGFCHVVVSSNLRDGVSHLVQSAGLGGMKHNTVLMAWPGTWKQSNDPQSWRNFIETVRETTSAHLALLVAKNVDTFPTNQDRLGEGTIDVWWVVHDGGLLMLLPFLLRQHKVWRKCKMRIFTVAQMDDNSIQMKKDLQTFLYHLRLNAEVEVVEMHDNDISAFTYEKTLVMEQRSQMLKQMQLSKTEREREAQLIHDRNTASHASMNDKSETGPEQVHMTWTKDKLFTERHRNRECNSNVAMRDLFNMKPEWGNLNQTNVRRMHTAIKLNEVVVNKSQGAHLVLLNMPGPPKNRGGDENYMEFLEVLLEGLNRVLLVRGGGREVITIYS, encoded by the exons GTGACGGTGTCCCAAAAGAAAACAGCCCCTTCATCAACAATACAGACAACGATAAGAGCAGCAGCTACGATGGCACCAATATGGCACTTTTTGAA GAGGAAATGGACAGCAACCCCATGGTGTCATCACTTCTCAATAAACTGGCAAACTACACTAATCTCACCCAGGGAGCGCAGGAGCACGAGGAGGCAGACGATGATGAAGGCACCAAGAAGAAAGCTGTCAAG AGCCCTCAAATGGGAACCTTTATGGGCGTCTATCTCCCCTGTCTCCAGAACATTTTGGGAGTCATCCTTTTTCTTCGCCTTACCTGGATAGTTGGCACAGCCGGCATCTTGGAATCTCTGGCTATTGTCGGCTTGTGCTGCTCATGT ACCATGCTGACAGCCATATCCATGAGTGCAATTGCCACAAATGGCGTTGTGCCAG CTGGAGGTTCGTACTATATGATTTCCAGGTCTCTTGGCCCTGAGTTTGGTGGAGCTGTAGGTCTCTGTTTCTACCTGGGTACAACCTTTGCTGGCTCCATGTACATCCTCGGTACTATAGAGATTCTTTTG ACCTACATTGTGCCTAAGGCAGCCATCTTCGTGGCAGAAAAGAAGGAGGATGCAGTTGACGCCCTCCTGAATAACATGCGCGTCTACGGCACATGTTGCCTTACACTGATGTCTGTGGTTGTGTTTGTGGGAGTCAAATATGTCAACAAACTTGCCCTGGTCTTCCTGGCCTGTGTCATTCTCTCCATCCTTGCCATCTACGCCGGGGTCATCAAGACCATCTTCGAGCCACCTGACTTCCC GGTTTGCATGTTGGGAAACCGTACCCTGCAGAACCACAACTTTGACAAGTGTCTTAAGATGGACATGATCAATAATGTGACGACCACCACCCAGCTTTGGAAGCTGTTCTGTAATGGGCCCGAGCTCAATGCTACCTGCAACGAGTATTTCCTCAACAACAACGTGACGGAGATTCAAGGCATTCCTGGACTTACCAGTGGCGTTATTTCAG AAAATATGTGGTCAGAATATGGCCCTTTGGGTATGTTGGATGAAAGCAAGAAGTTACCATCTGTGGGAGGAAGAGAGCCCACCCAGGACATCTACCTGCCCTATGTCGTCAATGATATTGCCTCCTTCTTTACACTGCTTGTCGGGATCTACTTCCCTTCTGTCACTG GTATCATGGCTGGTTCTAATCGATCGGGAGATTTGCGGGATGCCCAAAGGTCCATCCCAGTTGGAACCATCCTGGCTATATTTACCACCTCTGTCATct ATATCACCTGTGTCGTGCTATTTGGTGCCTGCATTGAGGGTGTTTTACTTCGAGACAA GTTTGGTGACTCTGTCAAAGGCAACCTTGTTATAGGCACGTTGTCTTGGCCTTCACCTTGGGTCATTGTGATTGGCTCTTTCTTCTCTTGCTGTGGTGCTGGACTGCAGAGTTTGACTGGTGCCCCACGCCTGCTCCAAGCCATCGCACGAGATGGGATCGTACCTTTTTTACAG GTGTTTGGGCATGGGAAAGCCAATGGAGAACCTACCTGGGCTCTCCTGCTGACTGCTGGGATTTGTGAGATAGGAATACTCATCGCCTCTTTGGATGCCGTAGCTCCGATCCTCTCCAT GTTTTTCCTCATGTGCTACCTGTTTGTCAACTTGGCCTGTGCAGTTCAGACTTTACTGCGAACGCCAAATTGGAGACCGCGCTTCAAGTATTACCACTG GGCTCTGTCTTTTCTGGGAATGAGCTTGTGTCTGGCTCTCATGTTCATTTCGTCCTGGTATTACGCCattgttgccatggcaattGCTGGCTGCATCTACAAATACATTGAATATAGAGG GGCAGAGAAGGAATGGGGTGACGGCATCCGCGGCCTCTCACTTAATGCAGCCCGTTTTGCCCTCATTCGTCTTGAGGAGGCTCCCCCACACACCAAGAACTGGAG GCCTCAGTGTTTGGTGCTGCTGAATCTGGACTCAGACCAAGCAGTCAAGCATCCTCGCCTGCTGTCCTTCACTTCTCAACTGAAAGCAGGGAAAGGCCTAACCATTGTAGGAAATGTATTGGAGGGAACATTTCTCACCAAAGAGGCTGAGGCTAAAAAGGCAGAGCAG AACATAAAGTCTTCTATGACAGCAGAGCGGACCAAGGGTTTCTGCCATGTTGTCGTTTCCTCCAACCTCAGAGATGGAGTCTCTCATCTTGTCCAGTCAGCCGGGCTGGGAGGCATGAAGCATAACACAGTCCTGATGGCCTGGCCGGGAACCTGGAAACAGTCCAATGACCCACAGTCATGGAGGAATTTCATAG AGACTGTGCGGGAGACCACATCTGCCCATCTAGCCTTGCTTGTAGCCAAGAACGTGGACACGTTTCCGACCAACCAAGACCGCCTCGGCGAGGGCACCATCGATGTGTGGTGGGTGGTTCATGACGGAGGCCTCTTGATGTTACTGCCCTTCCTGCTGCGACAGCACAAG GTGTGGAGAAAGTGCAAGATGCGCATTTTCACTGTGGCCCAGATGGATGACAACAGCATCCAGATGAAAAAAGATCTCCAGACGTTCCTGTACCACCTGCGGCTGAACGCAGAGGTTGAAGTGGTGGAAATG CACGACAATGACATTTCAGCCTTCACCTATGAGAAGACTCTCGTGATGGAGCAGAGGTCGCAGATGCTGAAACAGATGCAGCTTTCCAAGACTGAGAGGGAGCGAGAG GCCCAGCTCATCCACGACAGAAACACGGCATCCCACGCCTCTATGAACGACAAGTCCGAAACTGGCCCTGAGCAGGTCCACATGACCTGGACCAAGGACAAGCTTTTCACGGAGCGTCATCGGAACCGCGAGTGCAATTCCAACGTGGCCATGCGAGATCTCTTCAACATGAAGCC AGAGTGGGGGAACCT GAACCAGACCAACGTCCGTCGCATGCACACGGCCATCAAATTGAACGAGGTGGTGGTCAACAAGTCACAGGGAGCCCACCTGGTCCTGCTCAACATGCCCGGACCACCGAAGAACCGAGGAGGCGATGAAAACT ATATGGAATTCCTCGAGGTTTTGCTGGAGGGTCTGAACCGAGTCCTACTTGTCCGAGGCGGTGGACGGGAAGTTATCACCATTTATTCTtaa
- the slc12a7b gene encoding solute carrier family 12 member 7 isoform X1, protein MGDRFVVVPVDKGDVADGRQPSSGSADVQATRHPGDVARGEKPELEQDPAFEPHDLNAAVPILEYNREPNKYGDGVPKENSPFINNTDNDKSSSYDGTNMALFEEEMDSNPMVSSLLNKLANYTNLTQGAQEHEEADDDEGTKKKAVKSPQMGTFMGVYLPCLQNILGVILFLRLTWIVGTAGILESLAIVGLCCSCTMLTAISMSAIATNGVVPAGGSYYMISRSLGPEFGGAVGLCFYLGTTFAGSMYILGTIEILLTYIVPKAAIFVAEKKEDAVDALLNNMRVYGTCCLTLMSVVVFVGVKYVNKLALVFLACVILSILAIYAGVIKTIFEPPDFPVCMLGNRTLQNHNFDKCLKMDMINNVTTTTQLWKLFCNGPELNATCNEYFLNNNVTEIQGIPGLTSGVISENMWSEYGPLGMLDESKKLPSVGGREPTQDIYLPYVVNDIASFFTLLVGIYFPSVTGIMAGSNRSGDLRDAQRSIPVGTILAIFTTSVIYITCVVLFGACIEGVLLRDKFGDSVKGNLVIGTLSWPSPWVIVIGSFFSCCGAGLQSLTGAPRLLQAIARDGIVPFLQVFGHGKANGEPTWALLLTAGICEIGILIASLDAVAPILSMFFLMCYLFVNLACAVQTLLRTPNWRPRFKYYHWALSFLGMSLCLALMFISSWYYAIVAMAIAGCIYKYIEYRGAEKEWGDGIRGLSLNAARFALIRLEEAPPHTKNWRPQCLVLLNLDSDQAVKHPRLLSFTSQLKAGKGLTIVGNVLEGTFLTKEAEAKKAEQNIKSSMTAERTKGFCHVVVSSNLRDGVSHLVQSAGLGGMKHNTVLMAWPGTWKQSNDPQSWRNFIETVRETTSAHLALLVAKNVDTFPTNQDRLGEGTIDVWWVVHDGGLLMLLPFLLRQHKVWRKCKMRIFTVAQMDDNSIQMKKDLQTFLYHLRLNAEVEVVEMHDNDISAFTYEKTLVMEQRSQMLKQMQLSKTEREREAQLIHDRNTASHASMNDKSETGPEQVHMTWTKDKLFTERHRNRECNSNVAMRDLFNMKPEWGNLNQTNVRRMHTAIKLNEVVVNKSQGAHLVLLNMPGPPKNRGGDENYMEFLEVLLEGLNRVLLVRGGGREVITIYS, encoded by the exons GTGACGGTGTCCCAAAAGAAAACAGCCCCTTCATCAACAATACAGACAACGATAAGAGCAGCAGCTACGATGGCACCAATATGGCACTTTTTGAA GAGGAAATGGACAGCAACCCCATGGTGTCATCACTTCTCAATAAACTGGCAAACTACACTAATCTCACCCAGGGAGCGCAGGAGCACGAGGAGGCAGACGATGATGAAGGCACCAAGAAGAAAGCTGTCAAG AGCCCTCAAATGGGAACCTTTATGGGCGTCTATCTCCCCTGTCTCCAGAACATTTTGGGAGTCATCCTTTTTCTTCGCCTTACCTGGATAGTTGGCACAGCCGGCATCTTGGAATCTCTGGCTATTGTCGGCTTGTGCTGCTCATGT ACCATGCTGACAGCCATATCCATGAGTGCAATTGCCACAAATGGCGTTGTGCCAG CTGGAGGTTCGTACTATATGATTTCCAGGTCTCTTGGCCCTGAGTTTGGTGGAGCTGTAGGTCTCTGTTTCTACCTGGGTACAACCTTTGCTGGCTCCATGTACATCCTCGGTACTATAGAGATTCTTTTG ACCTACATTGTGCCTAAGGCAGCCATCTTCGTGGCAGAAAAGAAGGAGGATGCAGTTGACGCCCTCCTGAATAACATGCGCGTCTACGGCACATGTTGCCTTACACTGATGTCTGTGGTTGTGTTTGTGGGAGTCAAATATGTCAACAAACTTGCCCTGGTCTTCCTGGCCTGTGTCATTCTCTCCATCCTTGCCATCTACGCCGGGGTCATCAAGACCATCTTCGAGCCACCTGACTTCCC GGTTTGCATGTTGGGAAACCGTACCCTGCAGAACCACAACTTTGACAAGTGTCTTAAGATGGACATGATCAATAATGTGACGACCACCACCCAGCTTTGGAAGCTGTTCTGTAATGGGCCCGAGCTCAATGCTACCTGCAACGAGTATTTCCTCAACAACAACGTGACGGAGATTCAAGGCATTCCTGGACTTACCAGTGGCGTTATTTCAG AAAATATGTGGTCAGAATATGGCCCTTTGGGTATGTTGGATGAAAGCAAGAAGTTACCATCTGTGGGAGGAAGAGAGCCCACCCAGGACATCTACCTGCCCTATGTCGTCAATGATATTGCCTCCTTCTTTACACTGCTTGTCGGGATCTACTTCCCTTCTGTCACTG GTATCATGGCTGGTTCTAATCGATCGGGAGATTTGCGGGATGCCCAAAGGTCCATCCCAGTTGGAACCATCCTGGCTATATTTACCACCTCTGTCATct ATATCACCTGTGTCGTGCTATTTGGTGCCTGCATTGAGGGTGTTTTACTTCGAGACAA GTTTGGTGACTCTGTCAAAGGCAACCTTGTTATAGGCACGTTGTCTTGGCCTTCACCTTGGGTCATTGTGATTGGCTCTTTCTTCTCTTGCTGTGGTGCTGGACTGCAGAGTTTGACTGGTGCCCCACGCCTGCTCCAAGCCATCGCACGAGATGGGATCGTACCTTTTTTACAG GTGTTTGGGCATGGGAAAGCCAATGGAGAACCTACCTGGGCTCTCCTGCTGACTGCTGGGATTTGTGAGATAGGAATACTCATCGCCTCTTTGGATGCCGTAGCTCCGATCCTCTCCAT GTTTTTCCTCATGTGCTACCTGTTTGTCAACTTGGCCTGTGCAGTTCAGACTTTACTGCGAACGCCAAATTGGAGACCGCGCTTCAAGTATTACCACTG GGCTCTGTCTTTTCTGGGAATGAGCTTGTGTCTGGCTCTCATGTTCATTTCGTCCTGGTATTACGCCattgttgccatggcaattGCTGGCTGCATCTACAAATACATTGAATATAGAGG GGCAGAGAAGGAATGGGGTGACGGCATCCGCGGCCTCTCACTTAATGCAGCCCGTTTTGCCCTCATTCGTCTTGAGGAGGCTCCCCCACACACCAAGAACTGGAG GCCTCAGTGTTTGGTGCTGCTGAATCTGGACTCAGACCAAGCAGTCAAGCATCCTCGCCTGCTGTCCTTCACTTCTCAACTGAAAGCAGGGAAAGGCCTAACCATTGTAGGAAATGTATTGGAGGGAACATTTCTCACCAAAGAGGCTGAGGCTAAAAAGGCAGAGCAG AACATAAAGTCTTCTATGACAGCAGAGCGGACCAAGGGTTTCTGCCATGTTGTCGTTTCCTCCAACCTCAGAGATGGAGTCTCTCATCTTGTCCAGTCAGCCGGGCTGGGAGGCATGAAGCATAACACAGTCCTGATGGCCTGGCCGGGAACCTGGAAACAGTCCAATGACCCACAGTCATGGAGGAATTTCATAG AGACTGTGCGGGAGACCACATCTGCCCATCTAGCCTTGCTTGTAGCCAAGAACGTGGACACGTTTCCGACCAACCAAGACCGCCTCGGCGAGGGCACCATCGATGTGTGGTGGGTGGTTCATGACGGAGGCCTCTTGATGTTACTGCCCTTCCTGCTGCGACAGCACAAG GTGTGGAGAAAGTGCAAGATGCGCATTTTCACTGTGGCCCAGATGGATGACAACAGCATCCAGATGAAAAAAGATCTCCAGACGTTCCTGTACCACCTGCGGCTGAACGCAGAGGTTGAAGTGGTGGAAATG CACGACAATGACATTTCAGCCTTCACCTATGAGAAGACTCTCGTGATGGAGCAGAGGTCGCAGATGCTGAAACAGATGCAGCTTTCCAAGACTGAGAGGGAGCGAGAG GCCCAGCTCATCCACGACAGAAACACGGCATCCCACGCCTCTATGAACGACAAGTCCGAAACTGGCCCTGAGCAGGTCCACATGACCTGGACCAAGGACAAGCTTTTCACGGAGCGTCATCGGAACCGCGAGTGCAATTCCAACGTGGCCATGCGAGATCTCTTCAACATGAAGCC AGAGTGGGGGAACCT GAACCAGACCAACGTCCGTCGCATGCACACGGCCATCAAATTGAACGAGGTGGTGGTCAACAAGTCACAGGGAGCCCACCTGGTCCTGCTCAACATGCCCGGACCACCGAAGAACCGAGGAGGCGATGAAAACT ATATGGAATTCCTCGAGGTTTTGCTGGAGGGTCTGAACCGAGTCCTACTTGTCCGAGGCGGTGGACGGGAAGTTATCACCATTTATTCTtaa